The Gadus morhua chromosome 10, gadMor3.0, whole genome shotgun sequence genome segment AGGAGCATTGAGACAATGTTGTTTGGTACGAGGTGGTTGTCATtaatacattaacacattttCAGCCCATGAAATGCAATCCATCCACCTCTCTCATATCATGTGTCGGTAGATAATGTAGCTTGTCATAACGGCAGCTAACAGTAATCTTCCTAGTCATTCTCCATAAAACAGCAGTACTTTGTCTTGTCATTTGGGACGATGATGTGATACAACCACTGTGACACACAttgacaacacacacgcaccaatcAGCTGTTGGTAGCTGTTGGTCGCTATGGAGACAGTGGGCGCTATCTAGGCTAAGGAAGTAGAAGATGCTAACGCAGGCTCCTCCTTACCTGCCGGCGGTCCCAAGGGCTCCAGAGCGTTCCTCTGGGCCCCCGCGGGGGTCCGTGTGGTATCCGTTGGCCGTGTCCCAGCGCCCGGGCTGGCTGAGCACACACTCCGACCGGCTCCCCGGGATGGTGGTCCGCAGGGGGCTCCCCGCCCCGGCGCCGTGCCCGGGGGGGTCCGTCCTGCCCCAGACCTCCCCGCCCTCGGGCGCCCCGGCCTCGGCCCCCTCGTGCTCCTCCACGGTGGCCAGCTCGGGCTCCAGAGGCTCGGGCCCCTGGGCGAAGGCCCTCTGCTGGATGAGCGGCGTCAGCGGCGCCTCGAAGCTCACGCAGCTGTCCGTCTCGTCGTTGAGCGACAGCACGTCCAGCGAGTCCAGGCTGCTGTAGCAGGTCCCGCCCCTCAGCAGCGCCGACTCCACGATGCGCTCGAAGGTGGAGCTGAAGCCgtccctgctgccccccccgcccgtcCCCCTCGCCCGggtgcctcccctccccctccccctcctcttcctcctcctcctcctcttcctcccgcccGTCCACCTGCTCAACGATCTCCTCGAAGGTGGAGCTGAAGCTGTCCTGGGTCTGACTTGCGGGCCCTAAAGGCTGGGCCTCgccgacctcctcctcctcctcctcctcctcctcctcccccccccaccacctctgtGACGGCCTGTTCTACCGAGGATTCGAAGTTGGAGCTGAAGGCGTCCAGGTGGGCCAGCGTGGGCGGCGCCTGGcctgctccttcctgctcctgctcgtcctcgtcctcgtcctcttcctctatCCCATTCTCTAGcctgagaggggagaagagtggaggggagaggagaggagaagagaagagaagagaagagaagagaagagaagaggagaggagaggagaggagaggagaggagaggagaggagaggagaggagagaagagaagagaagagaagaggagaggagaggagaggagaggagaggagaggagaggagaggagaggagaggagaggagaggagaggagagaagagaagagaagagaagagaagagaagagaagagaagagaagagaagagaagagaagagaagagaggagaggagaggagaagagaagagaagagaggaaaggacgagaggagaggaaaggacgagaggagaggagaggagaggagaggaaaggacgagaggagaggaagaggaaaggagaggggaggggaggggaggggaggagaggagaggagaggagaggagaggagaggagaggagaggagaggaggaggaaaggaaaggaaaggacgagagaagaggaagaggaaaggagaggggaggggaggaggggagaggggaggagaggagaggaggaggaggaaaggagaggggggaggggaggggaggagaggagggaggggaggaggaatatggaaaaagaaaaaaaaaatcattccaGGAAAAACATTCCAGTCATAATAACTTTTCATTCAGGAGAAAGAGCTAGTATTTGAACCAATAGCCTCcccagacacactgacagatgcaatgtttaaaaataatgtcTACGTGATACAGAGTAGACAGCCTTTGCTGTAGAGCCTTTTTGAAATCACACATCTTTACTTTGGACAACAAAGGAATAATGAAATGGAAGTCCATCCAAATATGCATTAAACATATTTATGATAGCCATCACTGAAACAACTAAACGTTAAAAACGTATATACGtattatgaataaatacattgatttgtttattttccaacCATTAAAATCTTTACACTAAAATAGATGCTGCTACGATATGACCTCGTATCTGTATAAAATACACATCTATGTTTCATCTCACAGTCTCCCTACAGGCTGCAGTGAGTCCTGTCATGCTTTCCTCTGTAACTTCAAAACACTTGACTGAGACCAAGGCTAGGGTAGTTTGTTTCCCCCGTTCTTCTCTCACAGATCAACTTGGAACTTTGCTCTGATGAGTATATCCTCTCCCGAGAATCGGTTGTTTATTATTCATTAGCAGCGGTGGTTTGTGGCGGCTTGTGAGTCACCTCGGATGCACTTCTGATCTCTCATGCGTTTCCCTGCTCATGCATTCCCCTGCTTGTAGTTGAACAACCAACAACATGGGTTCATCTGAATCAGGCCTTGCGTTGTGTTTTGCACCATGGCGATGTAGGTGGGTTAGGGGTTCGTGGGAAGAGAGCGAATGGGCCGACAACATGTTATTAGCTCAAACAAGCGTAATAATTTCTCAGCGTTAATCCCAAGAAGGCAAGGGCCTAACTAACTGAGCATTGAGACACGAGTTGGTTGTCATTATTACAACACATATTTCAGCCCATGTAATGTAATCCATCCACTCTTGTCATATCATGCGTCTGTAGATAATGTAGCTTGTCATAagctccctgccgttctcaggaccgcagagtcgctcaccatcttccgaaaaagactcacctgttcagagtccacctcgactctgcatagccaccctccaccttctgcccaccattgtacattgtattgtattgtgttgtattgtattatagtactaaactgtgtagcaactgcagtagctgctatcattgctgtaacacggggaattggttagcctagcctaTTGTTGCACTTGCACTTGGtgctatgaacatccttactgtaccgacagcgatatattgttgcacttcttatgacaaatgtacttattgtaagtcgctttggataaaagcgtctgctaaatgccctaaatgtaaatgtaaaaagctACCTAGTCTAACCACTCCTAGTCGTGCTCCATAAGCGGGCAGTACTGTGTGCGGTCCTGGGGGCTGACTGTGTCCCTGACTCACCGCTCTGCCTGTGGAGGCTGAGGCCAGCTCTCCTGAGCTCCGGTCCCGTTTCCCTCCACTCCGTCCTTGACCACCTCCGTCTGCTCCGCTCCTCCCGTCGTCTCCCCCTCTGCAAGGCCCTCGCACCCCTGGCCCTCCACAGGGCCCTCGCACACCTGGCCCTCTGCAGGGCCCTCCACAGGGCCCTCGCACCCCTGGCCCTCCGCAGGGGCCTCGCACCCCTGGCCCTCTGCAGGGCCCTCCACAGAGCCCTCGAGTCCCTGGCCCTCCACAGAGGCCTCCTGTCCCGTGCCCTCCTGTTCTGGGCCCTTGCGTTCCGGGCCATCGCTTGTCCCCTCGCTCTCAAGCCCGGGTGCCTCGGCCTCCCGTCCCAGGCCGTCTctcgtcccctcctcctcctcctcctcctcctcttctcttactccctcctctcctccctgcggGGCCGTCTCCCCCGGTGGGCtgtcctccccctgtcccccgtcACCTCGCTCCCCCTCAGTCCCGcccgggtcctggtccgggcggggggcgggggcgccGGGCTCCTCTGGgtcggggggggaggagggggaggacgggggcAGGGTGTGCCCCTCCTCGGTCATGGTTCGctgtgtgctgctgtgtgtgtgtgtgtgtgtggggggggggggggggtgtggaggaCGATGAAGATTCAGAACGGCTCTTCTGgaccgggaggggggagggttggcTATTTAGACTTCCTccctggtgagagagagacacagatggaACAGGacacaaggagggagagagagagagagggggagggagagagagagagggggagggagagggagagttaaaTGGCCATATTGATGGGAGGAGAGCTACAGGAAGGAGTTGGCTAGGACCCCTGACGTGAGTTTGTATATTTTACCAGCTGTaggtagaggtagagatagAGGACACCTTCCCACCGAGTTGGGGGAATAGGTACAaataggcctgtgtgtgtgtgtgtgtgtgtgtgtgtgtgtgtgtgtgtgtgtgtgtgtgtgtgtgtgtgtgtgtgtgtgtgtgtgtgtgtgtctgtgtgtgtgagagagtgcttGCGTGTGAGTGCacagtacatgtgtgtgtgcgtgtgtatctgtgtgaaaCAGTTTGTCTCCTAAGCCAAACGAGGCCCAAAGGAGCCTTAAAAAAGGAGAGCAAGGAAAGCTAGAGTGAGGAGACTTAAGGacgacagacaggcagacaaggAAAGCGGATTGCTCCATAAAGCCCCAGTAGAGTCCTGTTGGAATGTTCTagagtctctctcgctctctctctctctctcgttcttccaAATGAATGGTAAATGAGCAATCTACTCCAAATCAGTGCTTTGATCAATGAAGATGCAGAGCATAGACCTCAAGGGACTCAGGAGCCCGTCTGATGTTCCAGAACTCTCCACCATATCTCTGCCCTTCATGTGGGAACACCCCTGCTCATCCACTGAAGAAATAGCATTTTCACGTTTGACAGAAATAGACGCCAAGAAATGGAGATGTTTCCATCCAAACATGCGCGATGCTGTTAATGGTGGATTTACTTAAAATGTGTAAATCCTCTCATTTGTGTGTCACTGCTCTGGCAAGATAACATACTTGATGTGAGAATGACATTAAACAGTAAAGAGATCATATATTATAGCTGGGGTATGAATGGAACTTAACTTAAGCGCTGATGTGTAAAAGTCAATCTCATCCACTGCTTTTGTGAATAGCTCAGACACAGAGCAGTCTGGGGATCAATGTTCACGCTTAAGAGACGTCTGAAAGAGctcttcctgtctctgtgtgcagGAAGCAGAACAAATGAAGTGGCTGGGAGAAGGTATGATAGCACACTTGGAACACATCCCACTCTGTCTATATGGGGAAAGACATTGAATACCGATACCGTCTTTAAGTCTATTAGCGTTCGTCCCTGATGCAGACTGGCCGTAGCAGAATTAGgttagagtgggagagagggagagcgctagagagagatagggagacaaGCGCAGAATGTTTACTATCAAACTGCCTGCGACCATATCTCTCTGATAAACAGAGGATCCATAGAGAGCAGAGCAGTGCTGAATCATCAGGAGCGagagacacaacacaatacTGCAGTACTATACTGTTCTactacaacaaccacagcaCCAGCAGTGCACGGTCAGAACTGTGTCAACGGTCACAGCAGCAGAGAGGTGCAGCTGCTGTTGTACCCTCTCGGCCCATTCGTCGGCGGACGTTGGTTTGTGTCTGCCTACCTCATTAAAGCGCCGATGTCGACGCCCTGAACGTATGTCCCGTCTTATAAATCGAACGAGTTTCCTTTTCACGTAAGCTCCGGGGAATCTTGAACGGTGGTACACTGATCCTCCCTCTGATTCTGACCCCTCTGCTCACAAGGACCGAATCCAGCAGAAAGCCAGCGAGAGCCTGGACTTGTTTTCACAGACGGGAACGAGAACGGTGTTTGCGTTGTTTGACCTTTGGTCGCTGAGCAGCGCAGTGTGTCTGCTGCTCTGCGGTCTATCTGTGGTGAGCGGGACATTGAATCGTCTACCAGTACATCCCGTTACTGATGATTCCCCATTGGACGACTCTGCGTCATAAAGTATGTGAGAAAGTTTTATGTCTATAGTAACACGGAACCTAATCAACAAACAAGGAACCACTTAGAAACAGCATGTTGGCTGAATGGACTGGTGATGCCAGTAGCACCAGCCGAACTGAACGCAGCACACACTTTGGAGCTCATAATTGTGTATTACTTTGCAATCACTGAAGCGATTACACAAGCTCATTTGCACAAATTAGCCCACATTTAAATTTGCTATCAGCGGCAAAACAAAGGCACTTTTGCCAACACTAAACGGTAAAAAAAATGACACAAGAAACATTGTAATTCTAGTGCTGAATCATCGTCGTTCTGCTGAACCCCATGTGTCTTTCTCCTCCTGCGTTGAGAAATACTCTGATTTATGTAGACCGCTCTCCCTTATCCCGAGACGTCTGCTGCTGATGTTTTTGGTCTTAAGTTAGCCATCGACTGGAGCGATTAATTGTTGGAAAAACGTGTTTAGATTTTCAAACTTTCCACTTTTGTCAGCAGAATTGTGGAAGTCATTGATAAAGCCAAAGACTGTTATGCCTTATCCATTCTCATTAACTACCACCGAAGCGTTAGCCAATGAGGAACTCCTATACCAATCAGGTTTGTGATTGACTTGGTTGAAAGAATGATAATGTCTGTTAATGTATCACTCTTATCTTTGACTTGCTAttctgccttgtgtgtgtgctagtctGCATTTCTTGATGTCGAtctttcacacactcacaaagagacacacatctCTGATGAGCCACCGCCTCatacgcctctctctctctctctctctctctctctaagtaaaagtaaaataaaaaaacgttaGAGGTGTTATCAATTCCTTATAGGCAGCGCAGGGGGCCTCTAGGAGTTATAGGAATGATTGCTCCATAAAGCCCTGGAACTGGTGAACCAGGGGCCAGGGGCCAGGTAGATGAGGTGGTGGCAATCAGGGCTGCAGGATGGCCCTGATTGGAGACAGAGCTTTTTTACCAGCTTTAAAATACGGGCCGGTGCGATGCACGTCAGGGCTGCAGTCATCCATCCGTCATCAAGCCAACCAACGGGGGGTCGGCTAATTAACCTCTCAGTGTCTCTGACCTACTTCTTTATTGCAGTGGGAAGTGCAAGTCATTTTCCGGGCCCACTTGTGTCAGTCTTTTGTTTGTCTAGTGAGCAGACGAGGGGCGTCTCATCAGGCAGTGTGAAGGACACCTTCTGGGTGGAGCAGAGGTCGTTCATTGTAAGTGCATCAGCTCATTTGcaagaaaatgtaaaaaatcaAATAGGATTCTAAACTCCAGTTGCTCAATCCACATCATTGTACAGATAATCCTGAACGGACTCATTGAATGATTGCATTACATCCATTTTTAATCTCCAGAAGTGAAGATTATCCACAGCCACCATGTTGGGCCATGTATTATGCAACAGAGGACTTTATGTGGATGTCTTGTGATGGTCCATAATGCCATGAGCAGAAACCACCATAGCAAAGGGGCATCCATCTGTTGAGCATAGTgtatgcagcagcagcaggctataTACTGTTACATACACCATGAGGCGCTATTGGAGCATCAGTGAAACACAGTGACTAGCCACCAGATTCCATACAGGGTGAAATGCTGCTGGTGGAAGCTCCTAGTTGCCTCATTGGCCAGGGTGTTATGGCAGACAGCGCTCTCTAGACCGAACGAGGCCTCCACCTCACTGCTATGCTTGGACCCTTTGGAAGCTGGCCTCGGCCTCGTAATAGTGCTACATGCTGCTCTGTTGCTAGTCCAGACCGGAGGGAATCAGAGGCAGAACTTCCCATTTCAAAATGACATTTGGGTGGTGGATCTTCCGCCGTCAGTGTAAACAACAGCAATAACACTTGTGTCTTCTGGAATCAATACGCCAAAGTGCTCCAGCTGGTGTTTGAGTCTGATGCGCAGCGCTCAGGTTGTGATGGAGCCAACCGTTTAATCACCCAGACCGGAACTGCCCTTTAAAGTCTACATTCACTTATTTCTGGGTATTACATCCACTGTGCATCACGGATAGCAACAGGGCCCCCTGATAAACGGGCTGTTCTCGGACACCTATGACCTGAGAACACCACTGCCACTGCCTACAACGTGTTCAAATATAGTCCTGTGGCCGTCCTGGGAGAACCCTCCCCATAACGGTTTAGCTATCCATGTCTCTGCCTcctcatcgccccccccccccatccgcgGTAGATTCATTGAATAAATGCTGCCTCATAATAGAGGTGACCAATTGACCCTGCCCCTGCTCTGGGGGTCTGCAGCACTGGGGTGGCACTGCGGTAGACACAACAGCATGTGCACCCACCACCCACGGTCCCGGGCCACGGCCCACACCAGTGGCGGGTTGGGAGAACGCGGCCGTGTTGGAGCTATACAATGAGGAGGAGTAGGAAGAAAgccaggatgtgtgtgtgagacttttCCTAATTGCTGGACAGAAGCGGGGAATGGAGAGAGGTGCTACTGGATCGCTTCcaggttgttgttttgttccccccccccccccccccgtctctctcttccgGTCTGCCTGCATGCATGTCACACAACCCCCCGGGACAACAGAGCCTTCTCCTGGGTAACCCCAGGGCCCACTGGTGTAAAAGCAGCAGCCTCCCCCAAACTATCACTTCTATCCCTGTCATCAAGGTCAACAGCTTGCTGGGCACTTTGTTTTTCTCAGCCTATACGCTGGCTATAACCATTAGGGTCGCTTCAGGCCCTGCTATAGTGCCTCAGCCTTGTATATGTGCACATGGCTATCGCCCTGCTTTCTAAAGGAATCatatgggagggagggggtacaGAAATAGACACTAGTGTTTTCTTCTGGACCGcgtggtggtgtgtctgggcGTCTGACGGCTCAGTTTCATTATGAATACATTTCAGACCATACTGCCGGAGATTTAGAGCACTTCTGGGAGCAGGGATTTAGACAGTACGGGTGTGAATGTCTGTAATTAGGATAATAGCTCCGTGTCTCTGCAGTGAAATGAGCTACCATTAAACACCTGTTTTATCAGCGCTCAGTATCTCCACAGAGCATACGTCTAGCGTTGTGCTACTTTCTTCCAAGGCAAGGATCGTTCGGTTTTCAATTTGCCAAACACTAAAGGTACTCATACCGTGTATATGCAAGCGTAAACAggggcaagcacacacacacacacacacacaccaacccactcacatatacacattctctcacacacaaacacacacacacacacacacacacacacacacacacacacacacacggggaccgtgagagagggagctggaTGTGTGCTAGACACACAGCCACGTTCTCCCAGCCTCCTTGAGCCAGTAACCATGACAACTGAATGGCTAGGAGACATAACTCGCTCTCAGCCGAGGCCGGTGTCTTTATTTCCCCCTCAAATAGACCGCGGTAGCGTTTCAAGATCGACTTGTACTCCCAGCAGCGGAAGAGCTTTTCTTTTCCTCCTTctcgtgagagagagagaaaaaaacacattcactgCATCCCAGCTCCCGCAATGTTGATGCTGCCCCGATATCCAGTCTGCCTTCACACAAGGGAGGAAAATCGAAAATCGTTGCGTTGCGGCGACCAGAGCCAACATGGTCGATGTGTCGCGTAGGATAATAACACAACGTGTCGGCTGCACGAGCAAACACCTTCACACCAAACGCATCATGCAATCAACTTGTATCAGTGTCGGCTCTGCTGGATTCGCTTTTTTAATCCgaatgcaaaacaaaataggCTATCGCTAACGTAAACAAACGCGTAGGGATAAAACGATACAGCCCCACAATCATCCGCGACCCGACAGGCTCGTACTCACCGATGATCAGCAGCGTGGGCTACAGTCGAAGCGTACGGCGAGGTTCTCAACGTACTATGCGGTCCTCTCTCGGCGAACACTCCAACACAAGGGAGCATCACACTGATGGAGGGAGCATCGCACTCATGGAGCAGCGCCGTCCTCCTCTCCACGCCGCGCGTCCTTTCtgcaccgccccccccctccgcgaccgctgctgctgctgtgtgcgtGAAGCGCGGATCACCATCAGAGGCTGGTGGGTCGACGGGCGCTCAGGAGGTCCCACCACCGACACGAACCAGTAGAGGCAGAGCGAACAGCGTGTGGATGCTGGGGCTGCCTCCCCCTACTCGTCTTTGAACGGGAGTGTAGGAAACACAAGTGAGGGGTCGTAAACACCAACCCCACAACGCCAGTGTCAGCAGACCGAGTTAATTGGACTTTTGCTCTTGGGCCTGTTGATCTGATATTGTTTTAACCAATCGACGCAGAATGTTGTAGGCTAGTCGGTCCACCTCGGTTGGAATAGTTTCACtttgaaaatataaaatgaaaaaaaaaattgacgcTGTCTATTGTCTAACCGGTAAACACGTCTAATGTCTAGGACTGATGGCAAAAAATAACCCCCGACTTCACACACCTTTTATGGTTCAGCCTGTAATTTACTTATGCCAAAGTGTGTATTATCTAAAAGCCTGTAATGCTGACAACCACTACAGGTCCATTGAAACGCCAGCCATCGCAAACAACACTTAGAGAAAAGCATTGCTGAGATAACACGTGTGTGTTACACTGCAGAATACTTTACCAAAAATGCGATACACAAAGTGGAATGCTGTCTGACAGGTTTAAACTCATCTGCTGTGAGTCAAAGTCATGAGCGCGGCAGGGTTGGGGATCATtgttcaacaaacacacacacacaaatgtatttttattataaaaataaagaacaaaacACATAGAGTGGAGAGGAACAGATGAAAATCACTACGACAATGGTATGTTCGTCCTGTAAAATGGGTCCAACCAGATGACAGGCAGTGCGGCTGGTCTGTCATCActtacacgcacaaacacacacacacacacacacacacacacacacacacacacacagacacacacgatgACCTCCACAATGTCCTCCGTTCCCCCTGATCTCTGTGTCCCTGCTGGCAGCCTTCACTCCTCAGAAAACACTCTGCCATTAACTCCACCCCAGCCAACCGTCCCTCCTCCAGGAGCACTGAAACAGCTCAAAGGAACCCAACGTTAACATGAGCTCTCTCATCGTCTCCTCCACAGAGCCGTCagcaggtgagtgtgtgtcctg includes the following:
- the LOC115551881 gene encoding sodium/potassium/calcium exchanger 1-like gives rise to the protein MTEEGHTLPPSSPSSPPDPEEPGAPAPRPDQDPGGTEGERGDGGQGEDSPPGETAPQGGEEGVREEEEEEEEEGTRDGLGREAEAPGLESEGTSDGPERKGPEQEGTGQEASVEGQGLEGSVEGPAEGQGCEAPAEGQGCEGPVEGPAEGQVCEGPVEGQGCEGLAEGETTGGAEQTEVVKDGVEGNGTGAQESWPQPPQAERLENGIEEEDEDEDEQEQEGAGQAPPTLAHLDAFSSNFESSVEQAVTEVVGGGGGGGGGGGGGRRGPAFRARKSDPGQLQLHLRGDR